A DNA window from Comamonas fluminis contains the following coding sequences:
- a CDS encoding ABC transporter ATP-binding protein translates to MFSLQEVHTFYGDSHILHGVSLTLPQGKAVGLLGRNGMGKTTLIRTLMGYVPARSGKVFADGREVTNFAPEKMAKLGIGYVPEGRGVFPNLSVKENLLMSARAGLDGQKNWTYDRVLETFPRLKERLTNGGDQLSGGEQQMVSIGRALMTNPRLLILDEATEGLAPLVVAEIWRVIAQIRQTGISTLIVDRDYKKVLAHTDRAAVMEKGRLALQAHSAELLLQPEKLSALLGV, encoded by the coding sequence ATGTTCAGCCTGCAAGAGGTGCACACTTTTTACGGCGACAGCCATATCCTGCACGGTGTTTCGCTGACTCTGCCGCAAGGCAAGGCCGTGGGCCTGCTGGGTCGCAACGGCATGGGCAAAACCACGCTGATTCGCACACTAATGGGCTATGTGCCCGCACGCTCCGGCAAGGTGTTTGCCGATGGCCGCGAGGTGACGAATTTCGCCCCCGAAAAAATGGCAAAACTGGGCATTGGCTATGTCCCCGAAGGGCGCGGCGTTTTCCCCAATCTCTCGGTCAAGGAAAACTTGCTGATGAGCGCACGCGCAGGTCTCGATGGTCAAAAAAACTGGACCTATGACCGCGTACTGGAAACCTTTCCGCGCCTGAAGGAGCGCCTGACCAATGGCGGCGATCAGCTCTCCGGCGGCGAGCAGCAAATGGTGTCCATCGGCCGGGCGCTGATGACCAATCCCCGCCTGCTGATTCTGGATGAGGCCACCGAAGGCCTGGCCCCGCTGGTCGTCGCCGAAATCTGGCGCGTGATTGCGCAGATTCGCCAGACCGGTATCTCCACCTTGATCGTGGACCGCGACTACAAGAAAGTGCTGGCGCACACCGATCGTGCGGCGGTTATGGAAAAGGGGCGACTTGCGCTGCAG
- a CDS encoding ABC transporter ATP-binding protein, with protein MVDATRAPRMSVRGLTRRFGGLVAVNNVDIDLHQGEVHAVIGTNGAGKSTLINMLSGEIAASSGSITLEGRDVTQMPQPQRAKAGIGRSYQRTTIFPEFTVLENCRLTAQAQSRPRPWRIWEPAQHCDSSMARAQSALARTGLTLHAERIAGSLSHGAKRQLEVAMCLATEPRVLLLDEPLAGMGAEETERMLDLLQELKKGHAVLLVEHDMDAVFRIADRITVMVNGTVVATGTPDQIRVDPVVRTAYLGEEEHA; from the coding sequence ATGGTTGATGCAACACGCGCTCCCAGAATGTCCGTGCGCGGCCTGACACGGCGCTTTGGCGGGCTGGTCGCTGTCAACAATGTCGATATCGATCTGCACCAGGGCGAAGTCCATGCCGTCATCGGCACCAACGGCGCAGGCAAGTCCACCCTGATCAATATGCTCTCGGGCGAGATAGCGGCCAGCAGCGGATCCATCACGCTGGAAGGCCGTGACGTAACGCAGATGCCGCAGCCCCAACGCGCCAAAGCAGGCATTGGCCGCAGCTACCAGCGCACCACCATCTTCCCGGAATTCACGGTGCTGGAAAACTGCCGCCTTACCGCCCAGGCCCAGTCCAGACCGCGCCCATGGCGCATCTGGGAGCCCGCCCAGCATTGCGACAGCAGCATGGCACGTGCGCAATCCGCGCTGGCGCGTACAGGTCTGACACTCCATGCAGAGCGCATTGCAGGCAGCCTGAGCCACGGTGCCAAGCGCCAGCTGGAAGTGGCCATGTGCCTGGCCACCGAGCCCCGCGTGCTGCTGCTGGATGAGCCGCTGGCCGGCATGGGCGCCGAAGAGACCGAGCGCATGCTGGACCTGCTGCAGGAACTCAAAAAAGGCCACGCCGTGCTACTGGTCGAGCACGATATGGATGCCGTCTTTCGCATTGCCGATCGCATCACAGTGATGGTCAACGGAACAGTGGTGGCAACCGGTACGCCCGATCAGATTCGCGTCGATCCGGTCGTACGAACCGCGTATCTAGGGGAGGAGGAACATGCTTGA
- a CDS encoding branched-chain amino acid ABC transporter permease, which produces MSNTSYTPVPQSNQAYAEAPAVTNQSRPIRSKSIWVGVVLPLACAALLAAAQPFWSAYLSDLVVKIMILSIFALSLHILVGGAGLVSLGHAAYFGLGAYAAVKAAGTEGSNFLIMLGAAVGASALYALVVGALSLRTKGVYFIMVTLAFAQLAFFVVHDVSYFGGSDGIYLMQRPAIGALDMESSRVQYYVVLAALVLVYAFIGMLRHSRFGHALSGIRVNEQRMRAAGFSTYWYKLAGFVIAGALAGLAGFLLAARDAVVNPELLAWHHSGEVLLMLILGGIGSLRGAVLGTLTFVLLKEVLSTHAVMGNAADHWQLTLGIAIIVLVALLPKGLVGINDKWQKKAAAQKDEALIAIDSGAKNG; this is translated from the coding sequence TATGCCGAAGCTCCTGCCGTTACCAACCAAAGCCGCCCTATCCGCTCCAAAAGCATCTGGGTAGGCGTGGTGCTGCCACTGGCCTGCGCCGCGCTGCTGGCGGCGGCTCAGCCCTTCTGGTCGGCCTATCTGTCGGATCTGGTCGTCAAGATCATGATTCTGTCCATCTTCGCGCTGAGCCTGCATATTCTGGTAGGCGGCGCAGGGCTGGTCAGCCTGGGACACGCAGCCTACTTCGGTCTGGGTGCCTATGCCGCAGTGAAAGCGGCGGGGACGGAAGGCAGCAACTTCCTCATCATGCTGGGTGCAGCGGTCGGTGCATCCGCTCTTTATGCGCTGGTGGTTGGAGCACTCAGCCTGCGCACCAAAGGCGTGTACTTCATCATGGTCACGCTGGCCTTTGCGCAGTTGGCTTTTTTTGTCGTGCATGACGTGAGCTACTTTGGCGGCAGCGATGGCATCTACCTCATGCAACGCCCTGCCATTGGCGCTCTGGACATGGAAAGCAGCCGCGTGCAGTACTACGTGGTGCTGGCCGCGCTGGTGTTGGTCTATGCCTTTATCGGCATGCTGCGCCACTCGCGTTTTGGCCATGCACTATCGGGCATTCGCGTCAATGAGCAGCGCATGCGCGCCGCCGGCTTTTCCACCTACTGGTACAAGCTGGCAGGCTTTGTGATTGCCGGTGCACTGGCTGGCCTGGCGGGCTTTCTGCTGGCCGCACGCGACGCTGTGGTCAACCCCGAATTGCTGGCCTGGCACCACTCTGGTGAAGTGCTGCTGATGCTGATTCTGGGCGGCATTGGCTCACTGCGCGGCGCTGTGCTGGGCACACTCACCTTTGTGCTGCTCAAGGAAGTGCTGAGCACCCATGCCGTCATGGGCAATGCGGCCGATCACTGGCAGCTGACGCTGGGCATTGCCATCATCGTGCTCGTGGCGCTGCTGCCCAAGGGGCTGGTGGGCATCAACGACAAATGGCAGAAAAAGGCTGCAGCGCAAAAGGATGAAGCGCTGATAGCTATTGATTCGGGAGCAAAAAATGGTTGA